One Corynebacterium appendicis CIP 107643 DNA window includes the following coding sequences:
- a CDS encoding DMT family transporter, with product MTTAATRDTTAPETAEKKAGPWLALLLAGGFEVGYALSVNGSEGFSNLTWSLVAIVFFLFTLFFLSVALKKIDVGIGYAVWAGIGAVGAALLGPVFFDETLTLVKGFWLAVIIGGVIWLKLADSPKLEAKKGDDPATAAPEQHQ from the coding sequence ATGACCACCGCTGCGACCCGCGACACCACCGCCCCGGAAACCGCCGAGAAGAAGGCGGGCCCCTGGTTGGCCCTACTACTCGCCGGAGGATTCGAAGTTGGTTACGCCCTGAGCGTCAACGGCAGCGAAGGCTTCAGCAACCTCACTTGGTCCCTCGTCGCGATCGTCTTCTTCCTCTTCACTCTGTTCTTCCTCAGTGTGGCTCTGAAGAAGATTGACGTTGGCATCGGTTACGCCGTCTGGGCTGGCATCGGCGCCGTCGGCGCCGCCCTACTGGGACCCGTCTTCTTCGATGAGACCCTCACCCTCGTGAAGGGGTTCTGGCTGGCGGTTATAATCGGCGGTGTCATCTGGCTCAAGCTCGCCGACAGCCCAAAGCTGGAAGCGAAGAAGGGCGATGACCCGGCCACCGCAGCCCCGGAACAGCACCAGTGA
- a CDS encoding esterase-like activity of phytase family protein, protein MSRSVRSVAVALTVSVALAVNPAPAVAGGGHPAAPAPAPAHAPAVVPGPNDLSSLVDLGALGQGEIMIGGVKVPLPAAVAGVEAAAAVLGGLSILIFKAIAGALPGQPESGSSWGSSDGGEKGEPAPVEPKEAEYVNRFDFSAENTDKAAGGFSGVDEVAPGRYAVLADDKNEHGPVRAYFFTTADQKTFTRDGMVEFTDPQGKAYTEFMDPEEIRVLPNGNFLWTTEGSGKLGKVVAPQLIESTPDGKEIRRIDVPEYQVPNGFSTRGIYNNNGPEGMTLIHGGRTAVTVQENALAQDGAKNSEKDASLNRITFYDLDSGKPTREYVVRVEAGRGATSLLADENGELYMLERGFFKDLGENGENKAEIYKLDLHGADDVLGREKLTGGENTVSKHLVFDFATEKPHPDNVEGLAWGPRADDGRRTLIVVTDNNFNDTQTTYFHTVLVP, encoded by the coding sequence ATGTCCCGTTCCGTCCGTTCCGTCGCTGTCGCCCTGACCGTGTCTGTTGCACTCGCCGTGAATCCTGCGCCAGCGGTGGCTGGCGGAGGGCACCCAGCAGCGCCCGCGCCGGCACCAGCGCACGCACCCGCCGTTGTCCCCGGGCCGAATGATCTGTCCTCGCTGGTCGATCTTGGCGCACTAGGGCAGGGCGAAATCATGATCGGGGGAGTGAAGGTCCCGCTGCCGGCGGCGGTCGCGGGAGTCGAAGCCGCGGCGGCGGTGCTCGGCGGGCTCAGTATCTTGATCTTCAAAGCAATCGCGGGTGCGCTGCCGGGGCAGCCGGAAAGCGGCTCCTCTTGGGGCTCTTCGGACGGCGGGGAGAAAGGCGAACCCGCCCCGGTGGAGCCGAAGGAAGCGGAGTATGTGAATCGCTTCGACTTCAGTGCGGAGAACACAGACAAGGCGGCCGGCGGGTTCAGCGGTGTCGACGAGGTCGCGCCGGGACGTTATGCTGTGCTCGCTGACGACAAGAATGAGCATGGCCCGGTCCGCGCCTACTTCTTCACCACAGCAGACCAGAAGACTTTCACCCGCGACGGGATGGTCGAGTTCACCGACCCGCAAGGCAAGGCGTACACCGAATTCATGGACCCGGAGGAGATCCGCGTCCTGCCGAACGGAAATTTCCTGTGGACCACGGAGGGGAGCGGCAAGCTGGGCAAAGTCGTCGCACCGCAGCTCATCGAGTCCACGCCCGACGGCAAGGAAATCCGCCGCATCGACGTGCCGGAGTACCAGGTGCCCAACGGCTTTTCCACGCGCGGCATCTACAACAACAACGGGCCGGAAGGGATGACGCTTATCCACGGCGGCCGCACCGCCGTCACCGTCCAGGAAAACGCGCTCGCCCAGGACGGTGCGAAGAACTCGGAGAAGGATGCGTCGCTCAACCGCATCACTTTCTACGACCTGGACAGCGGCAAGCCGACCCGTGAATACGTCGTCCGCGTCGAAGCTGGCCGCGGCGCGACATCGCTGCTGGCCGACGAAAACGGCGAGCTTTACATGCTGGAGCGCGGCTTCTTCAAGGACCTTGGTGAAAACGGGGAGAATAAAGCCGAGATCTACAAGCTGGATCTCCACGGCGCCGACGACGTGTTGGGGCGCGAGAAGCTGACAGGCGGCGAAAATACTGTGAGCAAGCACCTGGTGTTCGACTTCGCCACCGAGAAGCCGCACCCGGACAATGTTGAAGGTCTGGCATGGGGCCCGCGTGCCGACGACGGCCGCCGCACCCTGATCGTGGTCACGGACAATAACTTCAACGACACCCAGACGACGTACTTCCACACTGTCCTGGTGCCATAG
- the rplF gene encoding 50S ribosomal protein L6, protein MSRVGNAPIAIPNGVETKIDGQHVEVKGPKGTLTVDVPEPITAAVEESQIVVSRPNDHRDNRSLHGLSRSLINNCVVGVTEGYKINMEIFGVGYRVQLKGKNLEFSLGYSHPILIEAPEGITFAVDGNTKFSIEGIDKQQVGQIAANIRRLRKDDPYKGKGIRYEGEQVRRKVGKTGK, encoded by the coding sequence ATGTCTCGTGTAGGTAACGCACCTATCGCAATCCCGAACGGCGTCGAAACCAAGATCGACGGCCAGCACGTCGAGGTCAAGGGACCGAAGGGCACCCTGACCGTCGATGTCCCGGAACCGATCACCGCTGCCGTCGAAGAGAGCCAGATCGTGGTTTCTCGCCCGAACGACCACCGCGACAACCGTTCGCTCCACGGCCTGTCCCGCTCGCTGATCAACAACTGCGTTGTCGGCGTCACCGAGGGCTACAAGATCAACATGGAGATCTTCGGTGTCGGCTACCGTGTCCAGCTCAAGGGCAAGAACCTGGAGTTCTCCCTCGGCTACTCGCACCCGATCCTCATTGAGGCTCCGGAGGGCATCACGTTCGCTGTCGACGGCAACACGAAGTTCTCCATCGAAGGCATTGACAAGCAGCAGGTTGGCCAGATCGCCGCGAACATCCGCCGCCTCCGCAAGGATGACCCGTACAAAGGTAAGGGCATCCGCTACGAGGGCGAGCAGGTTCGCCGCAAGGTCGGAAAGACGGGTAAGTAA
- a CDS encoding nucleoside deaminase, which produces MSRTSPDALAEVMDQAVEKCVEHVEAGGLPFVGVVVDDSGIISDFGVNRVRETLDPSAHAEIVAMREVLEEDGREDLTGTALLATGEPCGLCYRFALDHGIEAIYVAVDRDVVAEWGFDYRASYPSLGITDELRSAVFNHLPTERGSEPFSRYLQTQNNRGR; this is translated from the coding sequence ATGAGCAGGACTTCGCCGGATGCCCTAGCCGAGGTCATGGACCAGGCCGTTGAGAAGTGCGTGGAGCACGTCGAGGCCGGAGGGCTGCCCTTCGTCGGCGTCGTCGTCGATGACTCGGGCATCATCTCCGACTTCGGGGTCAACAGAGTTCGTGAGACTCTAGATCCGAGTGCTCATGCCGAGATCGTCGCCATGCGTGAAGTCCTCGAGGAGGACGGCCGGGAGGATCTAACCGGAACAGCACTACTGGCCACCGGAGAACCTTGCGGGCTGTGCTATCGCTTTGCCCTCGACCACGGCATCGAAGCCATCTACGTGGCCGTCGACCGTGACGTCGTCGCCGAATGGGGGTTCGACTATCGCGCCAGCTATCCCTCGCTGGGCATCACCGATGAACTCCGGTCCGCCGTCTTCAATCATCTGCCCACCGAGCGCGGCAGCGAGCCGTTCTCTCGATACCTCCAAACACAGAACAACCGCGGACGCTAA
- a CDS encoding DsbA family oxidoreductase → MTTKVDVFVDYVCPFCFLVKGAIDELKQDRDVEVTIRPFELRPDPVPTLRPEDDYLPRIWKDAVYPMAERLNVPISLPTVSPQPRTEKAFMVLQLAQEHGKAEAYSDAMYKAFFQDDRNIGDDDVVVDVATSVGLDASEVEAALHSEDRRAKQQADQDYAVNAVGVTSVPSIMVDGHLLTGVPSATRLKKTVDDLTSGTATSEVRS, encoded by the coding sequence ATGACTACGAAAGTTGACGTTTTTGTCGACTATGTTTGCCCCTTCTGCTTCCTCGTAAAGGGAGCCATCGATGAGCTCAAGCAAGACCGCGACGTCGAGGTGACCATCCGGCCCTTCGAACTACGCCCTGACCCTGTCCCTACTCTGCGACCCGAAGACGACTATCTTCCGCGGATCTGGAAGGACGCGGTCTACCCGATGGCCGAGCGCCTCAATGTCCCAATCAGCCTCCCGACGGTCTCACCCCAGCCACGCACCGAGAAGGCATTCATGGTGCTCCAGCTAGCCCAGGAGCACGGCAAGGCCGAGGCGTACTCCGACGCAATGTACAAAGCGTTCTTCCAAGACGATCGGAACATCGGCGATGACGACGTGGTCGTCGACGTCGCCACCTCGGTAGGACTTGACGCGAGCGAGGTTGAAGCCGCTCTGCACAGCGAGGACCGACGGGCCAAGCAGCAAGCCGACCAGGACTACGCAGTCAACGCCGTCGGCGTCACCTCCGTGCCGAGCATCATGGTCGACGGACACCTTCTGACCGGAGTCCCCAGCGCCACACGGCTGAAGAAGACCGTCGACGACCTGACCAGCGGAACTGCCACGAGCGAGGTTCGCTCATGA
- a CDS encoding HAD-IIA family hydrolase — protein sequence MISYLTDMDGVLHREGSVIPGAEEFISALREEEIPFMVLTNNSMQTPRDLSAKLVRMGLHIEPERIWTSATATANFMSKQAGQSSAYVIGEAGLTTALHEQGWILTDADPDFVVLGETRTYSFEAISTAANLIMNGARFIGTNPDVTGPGPHGVIPATGAVAAMITEMTGKRPYYIGKPNPVMMRTALNNIGAHSENTVMIGDRMDTDVKAGLEAGMRTILVRTGISDDAEIARYPYRPTTILDSVAELANRVHDPFEDGAFTD from the coding sequence ATGATTTCCTACTTGACCGACATGGACGGCGTGCTGCACCGCGAAGGGTCGGTGATCCCGGGCGCCGAGGAGTTCATCTCCGCCCTGCGTGAAGAGGAGATCCCGTTCATGGTGCTCACGAACAACTCCATGCAGACGCCGCGGGACCTCTCCGCGAAGCTCGTGCGCATGGGCCTGCACATCGAGCCCGAGCGGATTTGGACGTCCGCGACAGCCACCGCGAACTTCATGTCCAAGCAGGCGGGCCAGTCCAGCGCGTATGTCATCGGGGAAGCAGGCTTGACGACGGCCCTTCACGAGCAAGGCTGGATCCTCACCGACGCCGACCCCGACTTCGTGGTGCTGGGCGAAACCCGCACCTACTCCTTCGAGGCGATCTCGACGGCGGCGAACTTGATCATGAACGGCGCCCGTTTTATCGGCACCAACCCTGACGTCACCGGCCCCGGACCGCACGGAGTCATCCCGGCGACCGGCGCAGTCGCCGCAATGATCACCGAAATGACCGGAAAGCGCCCCTACTACATCGGCAAACCCAACCCGGTGATGATGCGCACCGCACTCAACAACATCGGCGCGCACTCCGAGAACACCGTCATGATCGGCGACCGCATGGACACCGACGTCAAAGCCGGCCTCGAAGCCGGCATGCGCACCATCCTCGTGCGCACCGGCATCTCCGACGATGCCGAAATCGCCCGCTACCCCTACCGGCCCACCACCATCCTCGACTCCGTGGCGGAGCTGGCGAACCGGGTCCACGACCCGTTCGAGGACGGCGCATTCACTGACTAA
- a CDS encoding MarR family winged helix-turn-helix transcriptional regulator, giving the protein MESSDSAAPLPARNLSASWAQVAAIVAAVDATLDKWLADNYNIGLTEYRAVLHLSRASDRELRITELAKRVGLAQTSVTRLVGRLEDKGLAFRDTCPDDGRGVFAVLTDAGLDAVTEIREPYETKIRELLSDAGKQYPQLDLIDLDQSFEAISKLIS; this is encoded by the coding sequence ATGGAATCTTCTGATTCAGCAGCGCCCCTCCCGGCCCGTAACCTCAGCGCGTCGTGGGCGCAGGTCGCGGCGATCGTCGCCGCGGTCGACGCCACACTAGATAAGTGGCTGGCCGATAACTACAACATCGGCCTCACCGAGTACCGAGCTGTACTTCATCTGAGCCGGGCATCCGATCGTGAGCTGCGGATCACCGAGCTCGCGAAGCGGGTCGGTCTCGCCCAGACCTCGGTGACTCGACTGGTCGGGCGCTTGGAGGACAAGGGGCTGGCGTTCCGGGACACCTGCCCAGACGATGGGCGAGGGGTCTTCGCGGTCCTCACTGATGCCGGCCTCGACGCCGTGACGGAGATCCGCGAGCCATACGAAACGAAGATCCGCGAGCTCCTAAGCGATGCAGGCAAGCAGTACCCGCAGCTGGATCTAATTGATCTCGACCAATCGTTCGAGGCGATCAGCAAGCTCATCTCCTAA
- a CDS encoding 4'-phosphopantetheinyl transferase superfamily protein: MEYALGVEARRYFRSSERFFPLCYEGRYFSVAHSPATTVVVVAGVPIGVDVEQRLTRQACSDLAWAWSPDEGRELLGDVAEECISTEIWTAKEAAGKALGVGLQAMPFTIASSPSPTAAAHRSIVMSTANGEPVSLDSHGMWYGESHLRFAWRLEDPAP, from the coding sequence GTGGAGTACGCTCTTGGAGTCGAAGCTAGACGGTATTTTCGCAGTTCAGAGCGGTTTTTCCCCCTTTGCTACGAGGGTCGGTACTTCTCAGTGGCTCACTCGCCGGCAACCACCGTGGTCGTGGTCGCGGGGGTGCCTATTGGCGTCGACGTCGAACAGCGACTCACCCGGCAGGCGTGCTCCGATCTTGCCTGGGCTTGGTCCCCCGACGAGGGCAGGGAGCTTCTGGGGGACGTCGCGGAGGAGTGCATCTCGACCGAGATCTGGACGGCCAAGGAGGCTGCTGGAAAGGCCCTCGGAGTGGGCCTGCAAGCGATGCCCTTCACCATCGCGTCGTCCCCCTCGCCGACGGCGGCCGCGCACCGGAGCATCGTGATGTCGACTGCCAACGGGGAGCCGGTTTCTCTGGACTCGCACGGGATGTGGTACGGCGAGAGTCATCTCCGGTTTGCCTGGCGACTCGAGGACCCGGCACCTTAG
- a CDS encoding MFS transporter gives MTRIATAAGGGFAAFYTFYTTASSTLDGTGISAGTRVGIVMLVVVAVQPLPLLARNWVKNRRLAVMLALASMGVGSAILPVANQWPGSVLLGLGFGVFVVMSTVWVKEQAAPGQTGRALGTYGFGSAAGGALGAPIGLYAAEQGGQLAVAIVGCAFALCALIPGTQAKAATEHRSNPQAAQAPAEPTDQLAGQRASSTIAVVGISLLGHLLAVSLYAAVLSSVGNTSGAWLPVLAALIIQVCLAPGRLVGGHVSDRYPPLVILVLAVGLLTVTTVGFSVLTSHLGILVAVAVIGFASGVGQTAALTAMMRRARTSRATEAASAGWNIAFDGGLGIGALAAGWLTIQGLLPTA, from the coding sequence GTGACTCGAATCGCCACGGCAGCCGGCGGCGGGTTCGCCGCGTTCTACACCTTCTACACGACAGCATCGAGCACTCTCGACGGAACCGGCATCTCAGCCGGCACCCGCGTCGGCATCGTGATGCTGGTTGTCGTCGCCGTCCAACCGCTCCCGCTCCTGGCACGGAACTGGGTCAAGAACCGGCGCCTCGCCGTCATGCTCGCACTCGCGTCTATGGGGGTAGGAAGTGCGATCTTGCCGGTGGCGAACCAGTGGCCAGGTTCAGTCCTCCTCGGTCTCGGCTTCGGGGTCTTCGTAGTGATGAGCACCGTCTGGGTCAAAGAACAAGCGGCACCAGGGCAGACAGGCCGCGCCCTGGGGACGTACGGCTTCGGTTCGGCAGCAGGTGGAGCATTAGGCGCTCCAATCGGCCTCTATGCGGCCGAGCAAGGAGGACAACTGGCTGTCGCCATCGTCGGATGCGCCTTCGCCTTGTGCGCCCTCATCCCCGGGACGCAAGCGAAGGCAGCGACAGAGCACCGGTCTAATCCACAAGCGGCTCAAGCACCGGCAGAGCCCACGGACCAACTAGCAGGCCAACGGGCCTCCTCCACTATTGCTGTTGTCGGTATCAGCCTGCTTGGTCACCTACTCGCAGTGAGTCTCTACGCCGCCGTTCTGTCCTCCGTGGGCAATACAAGCGGCGCTTGGCTGCCCGTCCTGGCCGCATTGATCATCCAGGTGTGCTTAGCACCAGGCCGCTTGGTCGGAGGACACGTCTCCGATCGGTACCCGCCACTGGTCATCCTGGTGCTGGCCGTCGGACTTCTCACCGTGACGACGGTGGGCTTCTCTGTCCTCACCTCTCACTTGGGCATCCTCGTTGCCGTAGCAGTCATCGGATTTGCCTCAGGCGTAGGCCAGACGGCTGCTCTGACCGCCATGATGCGACGCGCCCGGACCTCCCGTGCAACGGAAGCGGCCAGCGCGGGATGGAATATCGCCTTCGACGGCGGGTTAGGCATTGGCGCACTTGCCGCCGGATGGTTGACGATTCAGGGCTTGTTGCCAACCGCATAG
- the rpsH gene encoding 30S ribosomal protein S8 has translation MTMTDPIADMLSRVRNANNAHHETVSMPSSKLKVNIAEILKQEGYIADYKVEEEKVGKTLTLELKYGPSRQTSIAGLRRVSKPGLRVYAKSNDLPQVLGGLGVAIISTSHGLLTDRQAQEKGVGGEVLAYVW, from the coding sequence ATGACCATGACAGATCCCATTGCGGACATGCTGTCTCGCGTGCGCAACGCAAACAATGCGCACCACGAGACCGTGTCCATGCCCTCCTCGAAGTTGAAGGTCAACATCGCGGAGATCCTCAAGCAGGAGGGCTACATCGCTGACTACAAGGTCGAGGAAGAAAAGGTCGGCAAGACCCTCACCCTCGAGCTCAAGTACGGCCCGTCCCGCCAGACCTCCATCGCAGGTCTGCGCCGCGTGTCCAAGCCTGGTCTGCGTGTCTACGCGAAGTCCAACGACCTGCCGCAGGTTCTCGGCGGCCTGGGTGTGGCCATCATCTCCACGTCCCACGGCCTGCTCACGGACCGCCAGGCCCAAGAGAAGGGTGTAGGTGGGGAAGTCCTCGCCTACGTCTGGTAA
- the rplE gene encoding 50S ribosomal protein L5, with the protein MTEANYTPRLKTRYQDEIRGKLSEQFGYDNVMQIPGLTKIVVNMGVGDAARDSKMINGALEDLTAITGQKPQLRRAKKSIANFKLREGMPIGAKVTLRGDRMWEFLDRLLTVALPRIRDFRGLSDTQFDGNGNYTFGLSEQTMFYEIDVDKIDRPRGMDITVVTSAVNDEEGRALLRHFGFPFKDKDGKMQQA; encoded by the coding sequence ATGACCGAGGCTAACTACACCCCGCGTCTGAAGACGCGTTACCAGGACGAGATTCGCGGCAAGCTGTCTGAGCAGTTCGGCTACGACAACGTCATGCAGATCCCGGGTCTGACCAAAATTGTGGTCAACATGGGTGTCGGCGACGCTGCGCGCGATTCCAAGATGATCAACGGCGCGCTCGAGGACCTCACCGCGATCACCGGCCAGAAGCCGCAGCTGCGTCGCGCGAAGAAGTCCATCGCTAACTTCAAGCTCCGCGAGGGCATGCCGATCGGCGCGAAGGTCACCCTGCGCGGCGACCGTATGTGGGAGTTCCTGGACCGTCTGCTGACGGTTGCTCTTCCGCGTATTCGCGACTTCCGCGGCCTGTCGGACACCCAGTTCGACGGCAACGGCAACTACACGTTCGGCCTGTCCGAGCAGACGATGTTCTACGAGATCGACGTGGACAAGATCGACCGTCCGCGCGGCATGGACATCACTGTTGTCACGTCCGCTGTCAACGACGAGGAAGGCCGCGCTCTGCTGCGCCACTTCGGCTTCCCGTTCAAGGACAAGGACGGCAAGATGCAGCAGGCATAA
- a CDS encoding esterase-like activity of phytase family protein, with protein MLSDDKNEHGPVRAYFFTTADQKTFTRDGMVEFTDPQGKAYTEFMDPEEIRVLPNGNFLWTTEGSGKLGKVVAPQLIESTPDGKEIRRIDVPEYQVPNGFSTRGIYNNNGPEGMTLIHGGRTAVTVQENALAQDGAKNSEKDASLNRITFYDLDSGKPTREYVVRVEAGRGATSLLADENGELYMLERGFFKDLGENGENKAEIYKLDLHGADDVLGREKLTGGENTVSKHLVFDFATEKPHPDNVEGLAWGPRADDGRRTLIVVTDNNFNDTQTTYFHTVLVP; from the coding sequence GTGCTCTCTGACGACAAGAATGAGCATGGCCCGGTCCGCGCCTACTTCTTCACCACAGCAGACCAGAAGACTTTTACCCGCGACGGGATGGTCGAGTTCACCGACCCGCAAGGCAAGGCGTACACCGAATTCATGGACCCGGAGGAGATCCGCGTCCTGCCGAACGGAAATTTCCTGTGGACCACGGAGGGGAGCGGCAAGCTGGGCAAAGTCGTCGCACCGCAGCTCATCGAGTCCACGCCCGACGGCAAGGAAATCCGCCGCATCGACGTGCCGGAGTACCAGGTGCCCAACGGCTTTTCCACGCGCGGCATCTACAACAACAACGGGCCGGAAGGGATGACGCTTATCCACGGCGGCCGCACCGCCGTCACCGTCCAGGAAAACGCGCTCGCCCAGGACGGTGCGAAGAACTCGGAGAAGGATGCGTCGCTCAACCGCATCACTTTCTACGACCTGGACAGCGGCAAGCCGACCCGTGAATACGTCGTCCGCGTCGAAGCTGGCCGCGGCGCGACATCGCTGCTGGCCGACGAAAACGGCGAGCTTTACATGCTGGAGCGCGGCTTCTTCAAGGACCTTGGTGAAAACGGGGAGAATAAAGCCGAGATCTACAAGCTGGATCTCCACGGCGCCGACGACGTGTTGGGGCGCGAGAAGCTGACAGGCGGCGAAAATACTGTGAGCAAGCACCTGGTGTTCGACTTCGCCACCGAGAAGCCGCACCCGGACAATGTTGAAGGTCTGGCATGGGGCCCGCGTGCCGACGACGGCCGCCGCACCCTGATCGTGGTCACGGACAATAACTTCAACGACACCCAGACGACGTACTTCCACACTGTCCTGGTGCCATAG
- a CDS encoding DMT family transporter — translation MSWLYLGIAVIFEVAVGISAGKAQGFTKLWWSIATLVSGGIATFFLSLALLTFDVGVGYALWTSLAGVGIVILGTLFLSQKLTWKKLLGIGIVIAGVVGLNLAGTA, via the coding sequence ATGAGCTGGCTCTACCTCGGCATCGCCGTCATCTTCGAAGTCGCAGTCGGCATCTCCGCCGGAAAGGCACAAGGCTTCACCAAACTCTGGTGGAGCATCGCCACCCTCGTCAGTGGCGGCATCGCTACCTTCTTCCTCAGTCTGGCCCTACTGACCTTCGACGTCGGCGTCGGCTATGCGCTGTGGACCTCGCTGGCAGGCGTCGGAATTGTCATCCTCGGCACGCTCTTCCTCTCTCAGAAACTCACATGGAAGAAGCTGCTGGGTATCGGCATCGTCATCGCAGGCGTCGTCGGGCTCAACCTCGCCGGTACTGCTTAA
- a CDS encoding L-lactate dehydrogenase has protein sequence MIHPNASHKVDVDVENPTPGNKVVLIGAGDVGMAYASAIVNQGLSDHLAIIDLNEEKVWGEVQDLNHAVPWSGHNTRVTQGTYEDCRDAAVVVNCAGVAQRDGETRLELVGRNVKIFKSIVDEVMDHGFNGIFVVATNPVDVLAYATWKFSGLPSNRVIGSGTVLDTARYRYALGEYFGTAATNVHAYVIGEHGDTELAVTSSASAAGVPLKNRLEKMSETDPDTSNKMEEIFVKTRDAAYDIIRAKGSTSYGIGGGLARITRAVLRNEEVVLPVSALLEGQYGEEDIYIGTPAVINRDGIKDVVELSLDEHESEQFAHSAKVLRVVMNQAELTD, from the coding sequence ATGATCCATCCGAACGCATCGCACAAAGTCGACGTCGACGTAGAAAACCCCACTCCCGGCAACAAGGTCGTGCTGATTGGCGCCGGTGACGTCGGAATGGCCTACGCATCCGCCATCGTCAACCAGGGTCTTAGCGACCACCTCGCCATCATCGACCTGAACGAAGAGAAGGTCTGGGGCGAGGTCCAGGACCTCAACCACGCTGTCCCGTGGTCCGGCCACAACACCCGCGTCACCCAGGGCACCTACGAGGACTGCCGCGACGCTGCTGTCGTCGTTAACTGCGCCGGCGTCGCACAGCGCGACGGTGAGACCCGCCTCGAACTGGTCGGCCGCAACGTCAAGATCTTCAAGTCCATCGTCGACGAGGTCATGGATCACGGTTTCAACGGCATCTTCGTCGTCGCCACCAACCCGGTCGACGTCCTCGCGTACGCGACCTGGAAGTTCTCCGGCCTGCCGTCCAACCGCGTCATCGGTTCCGGCACTGTGCTGGACACCGCCCGTTACCGCTACGCACTCGGCGAGTACTTCGGCACCGCCGCCACCAACGTCCACGCCTACGTCATCGGCGAGCACGGCGACACCGAGCTGGCCGTCACCTCCTCCGCTTCCGCCGCGGGCGTCCCGCTGAAGAACCGCCTGGAGAAGATGTCGGAGACCGACCCGGACACCTCCAACAAGATGGAGGAGATCTTCGTCAAGACCCGCGACGCAGCCTACGACATCATCCGCGCCAAGGGTTCCACCAGCTACGGCATCGGCGGCGGCCTCGCCCGCATCACCCGCGCTGTGCTCCGCAACGAAGAGGTCGTCCTCCCGGTCAGCGCCCTGCTGGAAGGCCAGTACGGCGAGGAGGACATCTACATCGGCACCCCGGCCGTGATCAACCGCGACGGCATCAAGGACGTTGTCGAGCTCAGCCTCGACGAGCACGAGTCCGAGCAGTTCGCTCACTCCGCGAAGGTCCTGCGCGTTGTCATGAACCAGGCGGAGCTCACCGACTAA
- a CDS encoding DUF2786 domain-containing protein — protein sequence MGTTNIDKTKERVQKLLNQAADRAGTAEGEVFYQKAFDLMAAYGFEERDLKNPTDGDEVIMRTFSLGGSYTDMQASLLINLCNTLHCMGYMEGARRSRKVSTVTAFGLRRHLERVDMLYGVLNPQMAAGAQKISGNRALGVATVVARRSYMGGFISVIAERLQAAEGTVAAGKGEYALALMDDRDKASDAMNEFAAQQGIEFTNRSSRATVDAGAFFQGVSAGETSDLGQTRVRARPALPC from the coding sequence ATGGGTACGACGAATATCGACAAGACCAAAGAACGCGTGCAAAAGTTGCTTAACCAGGCAGCAGACCGGGCCGGGACGGCCGAAGGGGAGGTCTTTTACCAGAAGGCGTTCGACCTCATGGCGGCCTACGGCTTCGAGGAGCGCGACCTAAAGAACCCGACCGACGGCGACGAGGTGATTATGCGCACATTCTCCCTCGGCGGCTCGTACACCGATATGCAGGCGTCGCTTTTGATCAATCTCTGCAACACGTTGCACTGCATGGGGTACATGGAAGGCGCCCGGCGCTCCCGCAAAGTCTCCACCGTCACCGCTTTCGGTTTGCGCCGCCACCTGGAGCGGGTGGACATGCTCTACGGCGTGCTAAACCCGCAGATGGCCGCCGGCGCGCAGAAGATCAGTGGCAACCGCGCTCTCGGCGTGGCCACCGTGGTCGCCCGCAGGTCCTACATGGGCGGATTCATCAGCGTCATCGCCGAGCGGCTGCAGGCAGCCGAGGGAACCGTCGCCGCCGGGAAGGGCGAGTACGCCCTCGCGCTGATGGACGACCGCGATAAGGCCAGCGACGCCATGAACGAGTTCGCCGCGCAGCAGGGAATCGAGTTCACCAACCGCTCCTCCCGAGCGACGGTGGACGCCGGAGCCTTCTTTCAGGGCGTCAGCGCCGGCGAGACCAGCGACCTCGGTCAGACACGGGTGCGTGCGCGGCCGGCGTTGCCCTGCTAG
- the rpmD gene encoding 50S ribosomal protein L30, producing MALKITLHHGKVGEKPMTRKNLEALGLRKIGQSVVKKDNAATRGQILKVRHLVTVEEVAGE from the coding sequence ATGGCACTGAAGATCACGTTGCACCACGGCAAGGTTGGCGAGAAGCCGATGACCCGCAAGAACCTCGAGGCCCTCGGCCTGCGCAAGATTGGCCAGTCCGTTGTCAAGAAGGACAACGCTGCCACCCGCGGCCAGATCCTCAAGGTGCGCCACCTCGTCACCGTTGAAGAAGTTGCAGGGGAGTAG